GGCCGGCAATGTCGCGCGCCTCTTCCGGCGTTCGGGCCAGTTTCACTCCGCCGGCCTTGCCCCGGCCACCGGCATGGATTTGCGCCTTGACGACCACCGTGCCGCCCAGTCGCCTGGCAACGGCTTCCGCTTCCTCCTTGGTATAGATCATCTCGCCCTGCGGAATCGGCACGCCATAGCGAGACAATATCTCCTTGGCCTGGTATTCGTGGATTTTCATAGCAAACGTTTTGCGGGGCGCCCGGAGTCCCGAATCCCGAGGCGTCGGGATCGAGACGGTGAGTGTGCTAAAATGGCCCGTTCAGCCCGTCGAGTATAGCAAAGGAAGAAAGAAAAGCAAGAATTTACCCTGCGGGACTCATTCTGAGAAAGAAAAGAGAAAACAGAAAAGAGGTCGCGCCCTATTTTCTAATTTCTATTTTCTGATTTCTCTGCTCGCAGACTTTCCTCTTTGATGAGCTAGCGTGATTGTGCAGGCGATCGAGCGGCTGGTGGAGCGACATTCGCTCGGCGAAGAAGAATCCCGCCGGGTGATGGAAGAAATCTTTTCCGGCTCGGCGAGCGACGCGCAAATTGGAGCCTTCCTGACGGCGCTGCGCATGAAGGGCGAGACGGTGGATGAGCTGGTCGGCATGGCGAGGGCGATGCGGGCGCACGCCAAACCTATCTCCCTTCCCGGCGCGAGCCCGGGGGAAGAAGCCCTGGTGGACACCTGCGGAACGGGGGGTGACGGTGCCGGGACGTTCAACGTCTCGACCGCCGCCGCCCTGGTGGTGAGCGGCGCGGGCGTGCGCGTAGCCAAGCACGGCAACCGTTCCATTTCCTCGCGGTGCGGTTCGGCTGACGTGCTGGAGGCGCTGGGGGTGCGCCTCGACCTCGCTGCCGAACGAGCGGCGGAATCCATCGAGCAAGTCGGTTTCGGTTTTCTCTTTGCCCCCGCCATCCATACGGCGATGCACCACGCGCAACGCGCTCGTCGCGATCTTCGCCTGCGCACTGTTTTCAATCTGCTCGGGCCGCTCACCAACCCGGCGAACGCCTCAGCGCAATTGATTGGTGTTTCGCAAGCCCCCTGGACGGAGCTAGTGGCCGCTGCCCTCAATCGCCTGGGCATCCGCCGCGCCTTTGTCGTCCATGGCGCCGACGGGTTGGACGAATTGACGATCACCGCCGAAACCCAGGTGAGCGAGGTTTCGAACAGCACGATCCGGAGTTTTCGAACCCAGCCGGAAGATTTCGGGCTGCGGCGCGCCCCCGGGGAAGCACTGCGGGGCGGAGACACCGCCGAAAATGCGCGCATTATTCGCGCCATCCTGAGCGGGGAGAAAGGACCGCGCCGCGACCTTGTCCTGATGAATGCCAGCGCGGCCCTGGTAGCCGCCGGCCGGGCGGGAGATTTCCTCGAGGGCGTGGCAGTGGCGCGCGCCTCGATCGACTCCGGCGCTGCCCGGGCGAAGCTCGACCAGCTCATCGCCTTCACCAACGAAGGGAAAACAGAAAACAGAAAATAGAAATCGGGAACTGCAGGCTCTTGCAAGGCCCTGTCATCTGCTTTCTGATCTCTTTTTTCTAATTTCTGATCCCGGCTGGCGCTATTCTTGCTGCTTGCGGCAGAGCACCGCGCAGGAGGCCAAAGGGAACAGGGCGACCGCCGCGGATTCACGCAAATCCCGAAAGTTCAGGGCACACGATGCGGGCTGCCTCCCGCCTTCATGCATGCCGCCCGCGAAGCTTAAGAAAATTCCGAAGAATCTTCTTGCCGGCGTCAGTGAGGACCGATTCGGGATGGAACTGGACTCCTTCGAGGGCATAGTGCCGGTGGCGGAGGGCCATGATGGTGCCGTCGAGCGTCTCCGCGGAAATCTCAAGCTCCTTGGGCAAGCTCTTGCGCTCGACAATCAAGGAATGATACCGGGTGGCCACGAATTTCTGGGGCAGGCCGCGAAAGATGGTTCGGCCGTCATGAAAAATCTCGCTCGTTTTGCCGTGCATGATGACCGGCGCTCGCACGACGCGGCCGCCGAAGGCGTAGCCGATCGCCTGATGGCCCAGGCAAACACCCAGGAGGGGCACGCACCCGGCAAAGCGCCGAATCAACTCGACGCTGATCCCCGCTTCCCGCGGCGTGCATGGCCCGGGGGAGACGACGATGCGCTCGGGCTTGAGCTGCTCGACCTCTTCGATTGTCGTCTGATCGTTCCGGCGGACAACTACCTCCTGGCCCAACTCGCCCAGGTATTGCGCGAGGTTGTAAGTAAAGCTGTCGTAGTTGTCCAGTAGCAGAAGCATCGTGAAGGACCGCTAAAGTTTCCCTGCCAATTCGATTGCCGAAAACAAGGCCTTGGCCTTATTCACGCTCTCCTGGTATTCGCGCTCGGGTTTGGAATCATGCACCACGCCGCCGCCGGCCTGGATGTAGCCAACGCCGTTTTTCACAACCATCGTACGAATCGCAATACACGAATCCAGGTTCCCGGAGAAATCGAGGTAGAGGACCGCTCCGGCATAGACGCCGCGGCGGGTAGGCTCCAGCTCGTCGATGATTTCCATGGCTCGGACTTTGGGCGCGCCGCTGACGGTTCCCGCCGGAAAACAGGCCATGAGCGCGTCAAAACAATCCACGTCCGAGCGCAGGCGGCCGCGGAGGCTCGAAACCAGGTGCATCACGTGCGAGTAGCGCTCCACCACCATCAGGTCTTCCACCCGGATCGAGCCGTACTGGCAAACCCGGCCAAGATCGTTCCGGCCAAGGTCCACCAGCATGATATGCTCGGCGCGCTCTTTTGCGTCGGCCAGCATCTCCCATTCAAGCCGCCGGTCTTCTTCCTCCGTTTTGCCCCGCGGCCGGGTTCCGGCAATCGGCCGGTAGCAGACCTCGCCGTTTTGCACCTTCACCAGCATCTCGGGCGATGAGCCCAGCACGTGAACGTCTCCCAGCCGGAGAAAATACATGTAGGGGGAGGGATTGACGACACGCAGCCCGCGATAGACAGAAAAGGGAGAGACCTTGAGCGCTGTGGCAAAGCGTTGGGCCAGCACCACCTGAAAAATATCGCCCGCGCGGATGTATCGTTTCGACCGGCGGACCGCTTCCAGATAAGCGGCCTTTTCAAAATTGGACCTCACCCGAGGCCGAGTCGGTTGTCTGGCTCCTCGCCCGGAAGCACCCGGCTGAATCCCGGCAAGCCGGGACTGGAGGTTCCGTTCCACGCGGTCTATCTCCTGAACGGCCGCGTCGTATTTCTCTCGCAGGTTGCCGGGACCGCCCGTCGGGACGTTCTGGATAATAAAGATCCGGTGCTGGACGT
The sequence above is a segment of the Candidatus Acidiferrales bacterium genome. Coding sequences within it:
- the trpD gene encoding anthranilate phosphoribosyltransferase yields the protein MIVQAIERLVERHSLGEEESRRVMEEIFSGSASDAQIGAFLTALRMKGETVDELVGMARAMRAHAKPISLPGASPGEEALVDTCGTGGDGAGTFNVSTAAALVVSGAGVRVAKHGNRSISSRCGSADVLEALGVRLDLAAERAAESIEQVGFGFLFAPAIHTAMHHAQRARRDLRLRTVFNLLGPLTNPANASAQLIGVSQAPWTELVAAALNRLGIRRAFVVHGADGLDELTITAETQVSEVSNSTIRSFRTQPEDFGLRRAPGEALRGGDTAENARIIRAILSGEKGPRRDLVLMNASAALVAAGRAGDFLEGVAVARASIDSGAARAKLDQLIAFTNEGKTENRK
- the trpE gene encoding anthranilate synthase component I, with the protein product MTQPDFPTFRRLARQVPQSGIVPVYRVVTADLLTPVSAYLRMAADSSYSFLLESVEGGETVGRFSFMGAHPFRIVRYRSGLTSVEEGRQRGRTSSDFLAELRRMAQEYKPVRVPGLPPFSAGAVGYLAYDMVRLVERIPEKGRDDLGMDDAVLMFFLRLLAFDHVQHRIFIIQNVPTGGPGNLREKYDAAVQEIDRVERNLQSRLAGIQPGASGRGARQPTRPRVRSNFEKAAYLEAVRRSKRYIRAGDIFQVVLAQRFATALKVSPFSVYRGLRVVNPSPYMYFLRLGDVHVLGSSPEMLVKVQNGEVCYRPIAGTRPRGKTEEEDRRLEWEMLADAKERAEHIMLVDLGRNDLGRVCQYGSIRVEDLMVVERYSHVMHLVSSLRGRLRSDVDCFDALMACFPAGTVSGAPKVRAMEIIDELEPTRRGVYAGAVLYLDFSGNLDSCIAIRTMVVKNGVGYIQAGGGVVHDSKPEREYQESVNKAKALFSAIELAGKL
- a CDS encoding aminodeoxychorismate/anthranilate synthase component II; translated protein: MLLLLDNYDSFTYNLAQYLGELGQEVVVRRNDQTTIEEVEQLKPERIVVSPGPCTPREAGISVELIRRFAGCVPLLGVCLGHQAIGYAFGGRVVRAPVIMHGKTSEIFHDGRTIFRGLPQKFVATRYHSLIVERKSLPKELEISAETLDGTIMALRHRHYALEGVQFHPESVLTDAGKKILRNFLKLRGRHA